From Nonlabens sp. Ci31, the proteins below share one genomic window:
- the hemF gene encoding oxygen-dependent coproporphyrinogen oxidase — translation MKEQFYNFIKELQNTITSKLEEIDGKATFHQDEWHRKEGGGGFSRIIQEGNLFEKGGVSISAVHGDLPAAMQAYFKVEDCNFYATGLSLVLHPENPMVPTVHANFRYFEMYDATGKMVDSWFGGGLDLTPYYLFEEDARHFHQVCKEVCDRHEIADYTLFKKKCDDYFHNSHRDEARGIGGLFYDYCKASEQFSMEDWFAFQTDMASHFLDAYVPIVEKRKDLPYTIEQRNWQEIRRGRYVEFNLVHDKGTLFGLKTNGRIESILMSLPPHVQWVYDHHPEAGSEEEKLLQVLQNPVDWVI, via the coding sequence ATTAAGGAACAGTTTTATAATTTCATTAAAGAACTTCAGAACACTATTACTTCAAAACTAGAAGAAATAGATGGCAAAGCTACTTTCCATCAAGATGAATGGCATCGCAAGGAAGGTGGTGGAGGTTTCTCTCGCATTATACAAGAGGGAAACCTGTTTGAAAAAGGGGGTGTAAGTATAAGCGCCGTTCACGGCGATCTGCCAGCAGCAATGCAAGCTTATTTTAAAGTCGAAGACTGTAATTTTTACGCTACTGGATTGAGTTTGGTGCTGCATCCAGAGAATCCAATGGTTCCTACCGTACATGCAAATTTCAGATATTTTGAAATGTATGATGCTACAGGAAAAATGGTTGATTCTTGGTTCGGTGGTGGGCTGGATTTAACTCCTTATTATTTATTTGAAGAAGATGCGCGTCATTTCCATCAAGTATGTAAAGAGGTTTGCGATCGACATGAAATAGCAGACTACACTCTTTTTAAGAAAAAATGTGATGACTATTTCCACAACTCACATCGCGATGAAGCTCGCGGAATAGGTGGTTTATTCTATGATTACTGTAAAGCTTCAGAGCAATTTTCCATGGAAGATTGGTTTGCCTTTCAAACCGATATGGCAAGTCATTTTCTGGACGCTTATGTTCCAATAGTAGAAAAAAGAAAAGATTTACCTTATACGATTGAACAACGCAACTGGCAGGAGATACGTCGTGGACGTTATGTAGAATTCAATCTGGTACATGATAAAGGAACCCTTTTTGGGCTCAAAACAAATGGCCGTATCGAGAGCATTTTAATGAGCCTTCCACCACACGTTCAATGGGTGTATGACCATCATCCAGAAGCTGGAAGTGAAGAAGAAAAGTTGCTTCAGGTATTACAAAATCCTGTGGATTGGGTTATTTAG
- a CDS encoding SPFH domain-containing protein translates to MGIFDKIKEKLSHEFIDIIEWLDYTDDTIAYRFERYQNEIKNGAKLIVREGQTAVFINEGQLADVFEPGTYELTTQNLPILSTLKGWKYGFNSPFKAEVYFVNTTLFTDEKWGTKNPITLSDDRFGLVEIRAFGTYAFKIADSGKFVVDIVGTDNNFTNFEINEHLKSLIATRFTDTVGEANLPIELYAANTSELSETCQEVMKSEFLSVGISLEKFYIENVSMPEELKKEIFEYSRLDKIDLDKLTKFKTAKAIEAAAKNEGGTAGAGMGMGMGFVLAQQMGNMMSPQMGGQQQLPQQQNQASAMPPPVPQATSYFYALNGAQTGPVPYEQLRSLFASRTVNKDTLVWKAGMDGWKALSEVEELKGFLGGNTPPPLP, encoded by the coding sequence ATGGGAATATTTGATAAGATTAAAGAAAAACTGAGTCACGAATTTATAGACATTATCGAGTGGCTCGATTATACAGATGATACGATCGCTTACAGATTTGAGCGTTATCAAAACGAAATCAAAAACGGTGCAAAACTCATTGTACGTGAGGGACAAACAGCCGTCTTTATAAATGAAGGCCAACTAGCAGATGTATTTGAGCCAGGTACTTATGAATTAACCACACAAAACCTACCTATTCTTTCCACCTTAAAAGGATGGAAATACGGTTTCAACTCGCCATTTAAAGCAGAGGTTTATTTTGTCAACACTACCTTGTTTACTGACGAAAAATGGGGGACTAAAAACCCTATTACCTTAAGTGATGACCGCTTCGGACTGGTCGAAATTAGAGCTTTTGGTACTTACGCATTTAAAATAGCTGACTCCGGTAAATTTGTTGTAGACATCGTAGGAACGGATAATAATTTTACCAATTTTGAGATCAATGAGCATCTTAAAAGTTTGATTGCTACTCGATTTACAGATACCGTAGGAGAGGCCAACCTTCCTATAGAATTATATGCGGCAAATACATCAGAGCTTTCTGAAACTTGTCAAGAAGTGATGAAGTCAGAGTTTTTGAGTGTAGGAATTTCCTTAGAGAAATTCTATATCGAGAATGTTTCTATGCCAGAAGAACTCAAGAAAGAGATCTTTGAATACAGCCGTCTGGATAAAATTGACCTAGATAAATTGACCAAATTCAAAACGGCTAAAGCTATTGAAGCAGCGGCAAAAAATGAAGGTGGAACGGCTGGCGCTGGAATGGGAATGGGAATGGGATTTGTCCTCGCGCAACAAATGGGCAATATGATGTCTCCTCAAATGGGTGGTCAGCAACAACTGCCACAACAACAAAATCAAGCTTCGGCCATGCCGCCACCGGTGCCACAAGCCACCAGTTATTTCTATGCACTCAACGGTGCTCAAACCGGCCCAGTTCCTTACGAACAATTGCGTTCTTTATTTGCTAGTCGTACGGTTAATAAAGACACCTTAGTATGGAAAGCTGGAATGGACGGCTGGAAAGCACTTAGTGAGGTGGAAGAATTAAAAGGATTCCTAGGGGGCAATACGCCGCCGCCGCTTCCATAA
- a CDS encoding uroporphyrinogen-III synthase — protein MKDSILSTKTLTESQVELVLNTGISLTHYDLLKIQPINIDSTENWNQVIITSQNAIPALLAHHNFIKNVYCVGEVTAASLKKNGVQPIHIAPNARGLAKILINNYPGENFLYLCSEQRRDELPALFLKEKIPLKELFVYRSIAVMKSFDRIFAAVIFYSPRGVHAFAKANPHNKPLTAICIGKTTASTATSYYKNVKIATKQTVENTLITAIKALRND, from the coding sequence ATGAAGGACAGCATTCTTTCCACAAAGACTTTAACAGAGTCACAAGTAGAACTCGTTCTAAACACTGGAATAAGCCTTACGCATTATGATTTACTAAAAATTCAACCTATTAACATTGATTCTACTGAAAATTGGAACCAAGTTATTATTACGAGCCAGAATGCCATCCCAGCGTTATTAGCCCATCATAACTTCATTAAAAATGTTTATTGTGTAGGTGAAGTTACTGCAGCTTCTTTAAAAAAAAATGGTGTCCAACCTATACACATTGCTCCTAACGCTAGAGGTCTTGCAAAAATATTAATCAATAACTATCCAGGAGAAAACTTTCTATATTTATGTAGTGAGCAACGTAGAGATGAACTTCCAGCGTTATTTCTCAAGGAAAAAATACCTTTAAAAGAACTTTTTGTTTACCGATCTATTGCCGTCATGAAAAGCTTTGATCGTATTTTTGCTGCGGTAATTTTCTATAGTCCTAGAGGTGTGCACGCTTTCGCGAAAGCGAATCCCCACAACAAACCTCTTACCGCAATTTGTATAGGAAAGACCACCGCTAGCACTGCTACTTCCTACTACAAAAACGTAAAAATAGCAACAAAGCAAACCGTAGAAAACACACTGATAACCGCAATAAAAGCGTTACGCAATGATTAA
- the hemE gene encoding uroporphyrinogen decarboxylase, with protein MIKNDLFLRALRGEEVARPPVWMMRQAGRYLPDFMKLKAKYDFFTRCQTPELATEITVMPIDQIGPDAAILFSDILVIPQAMNIEVEMKNGVGPWLPDPIRTVKDLDRVIVPDVKDSLSYVYEAIDMTKKVLDNRVPLIGFAGSPWTILCYCVQGQGSKNFDKAKEFCFTQPEAAHILLQRITDTTIAYLKEKVNHGVNAVQVFDSWGGMLSPTDYQEFSWKYIQQIVDALKPHTEVIVFGKGCWFALGDMAKSGASALGVDWTCSARNARYLSGGNITLQGNLDPSRLFSPPAEIKKMVTQMINEFGKDRFIANLGHGILPNIPVENAQAFVDAVKEYGQ; from the coding sequence ATGATTAAAAATGATCTTTTTTTAAGAGCCTTAAGAGGTGAAGAAGTAGCACGTCCACCAGTATGGATGATGAGACAGGCAGGAAGGTATTTACCAGATTTCATGAAGCTCAAGGCAAAATATGACTTCTTTACGAGGTGTCAGACTCCAGAACTAGCTACAGAAATCACCGTGATGCCTATAGATCAGATAGGTCCAGATGCAGCCATACTTTTCTCTGACATTCTTGTGATACCGCAAGCGATGAATATTGAAGTAGAAATGAAGAATGGTGTAGGTCCCTGGTTACCTGACCCTATTAGAACGGTTAAAGATCTGGATCGAGTAATCGTTCCCGATGTAAAAGACTCCTTAAGTTATGTGTATGAAGCTATAGATATGACTAAAAAAGTACTGGATAACCGTGTGCCTTTAATAGGCTTTGCCGGGTCTCCATGGACTATTCTATGTTATTGCGTACAAGGTCAAGGAAGTAAGAACTTTGATAAGGCAAAAGAATTTTGTTTTACACAGCCTGAAGCGGCACATATCTTATTGCAAAGAATAACAGATACCACGATTGCTTATCTAAAAGAAAAAGTAAATCACGGGGTGAATGCTGTTCAAGTTTTTGATTCTTGGGGTGGCATGCTTTCTCCTACTGATTATCAAGAATTCTCTTGGAAGTACATACAGCAAATTGTTGATGCCTTGAAACCACATACGGAGGTGATCGTTTTCGGTAAAGGATGCTGGTTTGCTTTAGGAGATATGGCCAAAAGTGGGGCAAGTGCTCTAGGCGTGGACTGGACTTGTAGCGCTAGAAACGCACGTTACCTCTCTGGAGGAAACATTACGCTTCAAGGTAATTTGGACCCATCAAGACTGTTCTCTCCTCCAGCTGAAATCAAAAAAATGGTCACTCAAATGATCAACGAATTTGGTAAAGACCGTTTTATAGCCAACTTAGGACATGGGATTTTACCTAATATCCCAGTGGAAAATGCACAGGCATTTGTGGATGCAGTAAAGGAATACGGTCAATAA
- the gmk gene encoding guanylate kinase, giving the protein MEVLPKLIVFSAPSGAGKTTLVRHLLTKEELNLAFSISAASREAREGEVEGKDYYFLGTKEFKNRIRANEFLEFEEVYQDQFYGTLTEEVERLWRQGKNVIFDIDVVGGLRLKKKFPNRTISIFVKPPSINELQIRLKKRKTETAEKIAMRVAKASTEMATAPQFDVIIKNGDLSAAKALAYQTVYEFINKKVSDNEEK; this is encoded by the coding sequence ATGGAAGTATTGCCTAAACTGATTGTTTTTAGCGCGCCTTCAGGTGCAGGAAAAACCACTTTAGTAAGACACTTATTAACTAAAGAAGAATTAAACCTAGCCTTTTCCATAAGTGCTGCCTCTAGAGAAGCACGCGAAGGTGAAGTGGAGGGAAAAGATTATTATTTCTTAGGGACTAAGGAATTCAAGAATCGTATTAGAGCAAATGAGTTCTTAGAATTTGAAGAAGTATATCAAGATCAATTTTACGGTACTTTGACAGAAGAAGTTGAAAGACTCTGGAGGCAAGGTAAAAATGTCATTTTTGATATAGACGTAGTAGGTGGATTGCGTTTGAAGAAAAAATTCCCTAATCGGACAATTTCTATTTTTGTAAAACCGCCTTCCATAAATGAGCTACAAATACGGTTAAAAAAGCGCAAGACAGAAACGGCCGAAAAGATTGCTATGCGCGTAGCAAAAGCCAGTACAGAAATGGCAACAGCACCTCAATTTGATGTCATCATTAAAAATGGCGACTTATCTGCAGCAAAAGCTTTGGCATATCAGACGGTTTATGAATTTATAAATAAAAAAGTCAGTGATAACGAAGAGAAATAA
- a CDS encoding Crp/Fnr family transcriptional regulator, with protein MELPSFLHDLTGEGDKPSLEYANEIFSMLEVTKVRKKQVLLHIGDVADNIYIVKSGILKGSIMDENGKMHTVRFVADGSVMTAMYSFIDQKPSDLQIECIETGEVLCFRHQDFEYMSKLYSGLSPAFHKLMLKRYHNMLDEKSRMISHDATTRYIKFIERYARVL; from the coding sequence ATGGAGTTACCATCGTTTTTACATGATTTAACAGGAGAAGGAGATAAACCATCACTAGAGTATGCTAATGAGATTTTTAGTATGCTAGAGGTTACAAAGGTGCGTAAAAAACAGGTTTTGTTACATATAGGTGATGTGGCTGATAATATTTATATTGTTAAATCAGGAATACTGAAAGGCAGTATAATGGATGAAAACGGAAAAATGCACACCGTACGATTTGTTGCAGATGGTAGTGTAATGACGGCGATGTATAGCTTTATAGATCAAAAACCTTCAGACTTACAAATAGAATGTATTGAAACAGGTGAGGTTTTATGTTTCAGACATCAAGATTTTGAATACATGAGTAAATTATATTCTGGGCTTTCTCCTGCATTTCATAAACTCATGTTGAAGCGCTATCACAACATGCTCGACGAGAAATCTCGCATGATAAGTCATGATGCTACCACTCGTTATATTAAATTTATCGAGCGTTACGCGCGCGTATTGTAG
- a CDS encoding YicC family protein — MITSMTGYGKAVHQLSDKKITVEIRTLNSKNLDLNIRLSSLYRQEELPLRQLVAKSLLRGKVDFSVHIEQTGVTANSQLNLELVEDYMKQMAQLEGVLFENSGHKMKLLEMATRFPDVFSQESTEVPKEDIAAIQKTAEKALLAVQEYRDEEGNVLELEFNKRITNIKKLLEKVIEEDKGRLAGVRTRLEKAVSDLKEKVDQNRFEQELIYYLEKYDITEEKVRLENHLNYFNETMAIPESQGKKLAFISQEIGREVNTIGSKANHASMQQMVVQMKDELEKIKEQLLNVL; from the coding sequence ATGATTACTTCTATGACGGGTTACGGTAAAGCCGTCCACCAATTATCAGATAAAAAAATAACTGTTGAGATAAGAACGCTCAACAGTAAAAACCTAGATCTTAATATAAGACTCTCGTCGCTATACAGGCAGGAAGAGTTGCCTTTGAGACAACTTGTCGCAAAATCTTTATTGCGCGGTAAAGTAGACTTTTCTGTCCATATAGAACAAACAGGCGTCACAGCAAATTCTCAGTTAAATTTGGAATTGGTAGAAGACTATATGAAACAAATGGCACAACTAGAGGGAGTGCTATTTGAAAATTCCGGGCACAAAATGAAATTATTAGAAATGGCCACTCGATTTCCAGATGTCTTTTCGCAAGAAAGTACTGAGGTTCCAAAAGAGGATATTGCAGCTATTCAAAAAACTGCTGAGAAGGCCCTACTTGCCGTTCAGGAATATAGAGACGAAGAAGGTAATGTTCTTGAGTTAGAGTTCAATAAACGCATTACCAATATCAAAAAACTTCTAGAAAAAGTTATCGAAGAAGATAAGGGGAGACTTGCAGGGGTAAGAACCAGGCTGGAAAAGGCTGTGTCTGATTTAAAGGAAAAAGTAGATCAAAATAGATTTGAGCAAGAGCTTATCTATTATCTAGAAAAATATGATATCACTGAAGAAAAAGTGCGTTTAGAAAATCATTTGAATTATTTTAATGAGACTATGGCTATTCCAGAATCTCAAGGTAAAAAACTTGCTTTTATATCTCAGGAAATAGGACGTGAAGTAAATACCATAGGAAGCAAAGCAAATCACGCTAGCATGCAACAAATGGTCGTACAGATGAAGGACGAATTAGAGAAAATTAAAGAACAGCTACTTAACGTATTGTAA
- a CDS encoding metal-dependent transcriptional regulator: MHSISEENYIKAIYHLQEGQALVSTNDIAGRMHTKASSVTDMLKKLADKNLAEYIPYKGARLTENGVQCANQIIRKHRLWEVFLVEKLDFSWDEVHEIAEQLEHIQSPKLTNELDKFLNYPKHDPHGDPIPDSNGNYVKHTQVELSNVELGQEGILSGVVNTSRGFLQYLDKHEIKLGSKIKLLEIEEFDGSCRIKSDTRELYISKLTADSLFVKIK, from the coding sequence ATGCATTCGATTTCCGAAGAAAATTATATCAAAGCTATTTACCACCTTCAAGAAGGTCAAGCGCTGGTTTCTACAAATGATATTGCTGGACGTATGCATACCAAAGCATCGTCGGTTACGGATATGCTTAAAAAGCTTGCCGATAAAAACCTTGCAGAATATATTCCCTATAAAGGTGCGAGGTTAACAGAAAATGGTGTTCAATGTGCAAATCAGATTATTAGAAAACACCGTCTTTGGGAAGTTTTTCTAGTAGAGAAACTAGATTTTTCTTGGGATGAGGTTCATGAAATCGCTGAGCAATTAGAGCATATTCAGTCCCCTAAATTAACTAATGAGCTAGATAAATTTTTGAATTACCCTAAGCATGACCCACATGGAGATCCCATTCCAGATTCCAACGGTAATTATGTGAAACATACTCAAGTTGAGCTTTCTAATGTAGAGTTAGGTCAAGAGGGTATTCTATCAGGAGTGGTGAACACTTCAAGAGGTTTTTTACAATATCTAGACAAACACGAGATCAAACTAGGTTCTAAAATTAAGTTGTTAGAAATAGAAGAATTCGACGGTTCGTGCCGCATTAAGTCAGATACTCGAGAATTATATATATCAAAGCTAACAGCAGATAGTTTATTTGTTAAAATTAAATAG
- a CDS encoding DNA helicase PriA: protein MEPAKRSEGKKSCVNCGAALTYEPGTDLITCDYCGHKEVIEPSEQQFQELELHNYLQQMGAQSHSMEISMLHCRNCGANQHVEESYKSLHCVYCTMPLIIEDAYQDNWILPGAVVPFDFKQDKAHQIFKKWIAVLWWAPNNLKRASLSPENTKGLYVPYWTFDAELYAQYEGQRGEYYYVTVTSGSGKNKRTRQERRTRWYPSSGEVSGFIDDTLVKGSIQKGGQIPQQIAFWKLDELKTFDTRFLAGYVTEKYTIPLQDGHLEAKEKARDIATALASRDIGGDTQRVHKLEMQLSEETFKHILLPVYISSYKFNSKRYNFYVNGQTGKIYGTRPYSFWKIFLAILAGLMLIGAIVYVVNLKQ, encoded by the coding sequence ATAGAACCTGCTAAACGTTCTGAGGGTAAAAAATCTTGTGTCAACTGTGGCGCCGCGCTTACTTATGAACCAGGTACAGATTTAATAACTTGTGATTACTGTGGTCATAAAGAAGTTATCGAGCCGTCTGAACAGCAATTTCAAGAATTAGAACTGCATAATTACTTGCAGCAAATGGGTGCGCAATCCCATTCTATGGAAATCTCTATGCTGCATTGTAGAAATTGTGGCGCTAACCAACACGTAGAAGAAAGCTACAAATCCTTGCATTGTGTGTATTGTACCATGCCGTTGATTATTGAAGATGCTTACCAAGACAATTGGATTTTACCAGGAGCCGTGGTCCCCTTTGATTTTAAACAAGACAAGGCACATCAGATTTTTAAGAAATGGATAGCCGTGCTATGGTGGGCACCTAATAATTTAAAGCGCGCTAGTCTGAGCCCAGAAAACACTAAAGGACTTTATGTGCCCTACTGGACTTTTGATGCAGAGCTGTATGCGCAATATGAAGGGCAAAGAGGAGAGTATTATTATGTAACAGTTACTTCCGGATCAGGTAAAAACAAACGGACGAGGCAAGAACGTCGCACCAGATGGTATCCTTCGAGTGGAGAAGTTTCTGGCTTTATAGATGATACTCTTGTAAAAGGATCCATTCAAAAAGGAGGGCAAATCCCACAGCAAATCGCTTTTTGGAAATTAGATGAATTAAAAACTTTTGACACCAGATTTCTGGCCGGCTACGTAACTGAAAAGTATACGATTCCCTTACAAGATGGACACTTAGAGGCAAAAGAAAAAGCTAGGGATATCGCCACAGCTTTGGCAAGTCGAGATATAGGAGGCGACACACAACGTGTTCATAAACTAGAAATGCAGCTGAGCGAAGAGACCTTTAAGCACATTTTATTACCGGTTTACATCAGTTCTTATAAATTTAATAGCAAACGCTATAATTTTTATGTGAATGGACAGACTGGAAAAATTTACGGAACACGACCGTATTCATTCTGGAAGATTTTCCTAGCCATTCTCGCTGGGTTAATGCTGATAGGAGCGATTGTATATGTTGTGAATTTGAAACAGTAG
- the nadD gene encoding nicotinate (nicotinamide) nucleotide adenylyltransferase, with amino-acid sequence MTKRNNIGLYFGTFNPVHIGHLAIANYLVECSNLDEIWMVVTPHNPHKKKKTLLDDYQRLHMVHLATDNYDKIKASNIEFGLPQPNYTVNTLAHLSEKYPEKEFTLIMGADNLKSLHKWKNYEVILEDYNIIAYPRVSTGDIPKEFENHTKIKTIMAPIMEISSTMIRNAIADGKDLRYFMHHQVQEYVEEMHFYK; translated from the coding sequence ATAACGAAGAGAAATAACATAGGTTTATACTTCGGCACCTTTAATCCAGTGCATATAGGTCATCTTGCGATTGCAAATTATTTAGTGGAGTGCAGTAATCTAGACGAAATCTGGATGGTCGTCACACCACACAATCCTCATAAGAAGAAAAAGACGCTCTTAGATGATTACCAAAGGCTTCATATGGTACATTTAGCTACTGATAATTATGACAAAATTAAAGCTAGTAATATTGAATTCGGCCTTCCACAGCCCAATTATACCGTAAATACCCTAGCGCACCTTTCTGAAAAATATCCAGAAAAGGAATTTACCCTTATTATGGGAGCAGATAATCTGAAAAGTCTCCATAAATGGAAGAATTACGAAGTGATTTTGGAAGATTATAACATTATTGCCTACCCAAGAGTTTCAACAGGGGATATTCCTAAAGAATTTGAAAATCACACCAAGATAAAAACCATTATGGCTCCTATCATGGAAATATCTTCAACCATGATACGCAACGCCATTGCAGACGGGAAGGACCTGCGATACTTTATGCATCATCAAGTGCAGGAATACGTAGAAGAAATGCATTTCTATAAATAA
- a CDS encoding EI24 domain-containing protein — MFKNILKGLTSYKDSLKLINELKLWKFFLVPMAISFLFGTSIFFAAYGLSDNLGRFFAKAWVWEWGKETFTNIATGLGGLVILFLGFILYKHVVMALSAPFMSPVSERIEEHFYPQARNHIQHRDTTNMEQLWRGLRMNLRNITYELALTIPLLLLSFIPIIGIFFTFLAFVIQAYYAGFGNIDYTLERHFKYRDSVNFVKRNRGIAIGIGIVFMGMLFIPVLGVILVLPFSVTAASRATLEEMIKDKNLELPNNRNTEIKAQ; from the coding sequence ATGTTTAAAAACATCCTAAAAGGGCTTACCTCTTACAAGGACAGCTTAAAACTGATTAATGAATTAAAGCTATGGAAGTTTTTTCTTGTTCCTATGGCCATCAGTTTTCTTTTCGGGACGTCTATCTTTTTTGCAGCGTATGGCCTTTCCGATAATCTAGGAAGGTTTTTTGCTAAGGCTTGGGTTTGGGAATGGGGAAAGGAAACCTTTACAAATATCGCTACAGGACTAGGCGGTTTGGTGATTTTATTTTTAGGATTCATTCTCTATAAACACGTGGTAATGGCTTTGAGTGCCCCTTTTATGTCTCCAGTTTCTGAGCGTATTGAAGAACACTTTTATCCGCAGGCTAGAAACCATATACAACATAGAGACACCACAAATATGGAACAATTGTGGCGTGGTTTGCGTATGAACTTACGTAATATAACCTATGAATTAGCGCTTACTATCCCTTTACTGTTATTGAGCTTTATACCCATAATAGGAATCTTTTTTACGTTTCTAGCCTTTGTCATTCAGGCCTATTATGCAGGTTTTGGGAACATAGATTACACCCTAGAACGTCACTTTAAATACAGAGATAGTGTCAATTTTGTAAAACGCAATCGTGGTATCGCTATAGGAATAGGAATTGTGTTTATGGGAATGCTATTTATTCCTGTTTTAGGAGTGATTTTGGTATTGCCTTTTTCTGTAACAGCAGCATCTCGCGCGACACTGGAAGAAATGATTAAGGACAAGAATTTAGAACTTCCCAATAACCGTAATACAGAAATCAAGGCTCAATGA